Within the Hevea brasiliensis isolate MT/VB/25A 57/8 chromosome 2, ASM3005281v1, whole genome shotgun sequence genome, the region cccaagttatggccaaatgttcatttggtcatttttgtacagggcagcatacctaattccggatttggtcaatctgctcactaggttttagtcactttttgagcatgattcctaaatgaaaaatgtgtcattttgtgtctagtttcattcctaattggcctcacatcaattgggttggtaaattttcagttttggtctctgaaagggaccttggtcatgacGCTAGAAAactgaccacattcaatccgaatttccattcaattccaacacttccaagataccacaattggtcacaaatgactatttttcaattcaaactaggtcaaacacaccaattgaaccatttctcaaaatttcatctcccaaaccctaggtccaaaaccctcaCTTTCATGCAATTCAACTTTAATGCATTCCAAACACCAATCCATAGTTTATATTCAATATTCAACTTAAACAATCATTTAAATACATTAAATTCACTCATTTCCAACCTTAACCTACTGCTGGCCTAATTCCCACTTCCTCCCccatcaattattttcttttcatttaagttaaaatctaagttaattagaCTAAACATAAACACTAGGCTACAAATTCCAAGTTTAAATGACTAActtcaatctttgatgtccaattcttcaattctcttcttttttctttttctttgcttcttcaatcttcttctcaaagctcaaacacaaggttttatgaagtggttATGGGAGAAATTATGGTTAGTAgaggttttaaagcttgaaacaaGTTTTAATGGAGTTTCCTTTCATGGTGAAATGAGGTAGAGGAGCTGGCTGTTTTAGGGAGGAAGATGAGAgtgacttcttttttttttatgttatttttgtcTTAATTAATGGATTtaaacttagtcaaatttggtagggaaagtaaatttaattatgacatcatcattgatgtcacccatgatgtaataacctttttcttttcctttcttttttttttttttctttttcatttattttttcttagttctttaatttaattcttgatcccgaaattttcttttctccgattttatttgacagtcaagtcaggagtcagttctaggggtcaattgaccaaattgcccctcgccggttcgacccggtttgcaaataattcaatatttctttcggatccctgacctatttatttgactggcttaacatttcttttttgtgattttctcttttccactgtgttcgcaatagtcctaaggaccccggcgttacattttacggttcgaaatttgagtttaaattaacttcgcagtccttcccgagaaggtcacccatcgttgtgactctctgctcatttaacttattatgttctatttttcttatttatacttaactaattgacaattaccaattatttgtgttcagggtttatctagttgtcttagatgtggttctaatcccattaattattcggactgacaccggtcaccggaatagtgaaatatactaggctatacaattaggggtgttacaagctcGCAACCTACAAGCTCAATAAGGGAGCTCACAACCTGTTTCAAAGAAAAGAAGactgaaaattttttttctcccttGTTCTTATTCAATTCCATGTATAACTACACAAGTTATTGATTCTTATGTGGAAAATTCAATTGATTCAAGAATTGTATGTTTTGCTCCTgtaattttgaaatttaaatagAAACATATGATTAAATTACTGCATAATTCCTGCAATGAAGATCAAAATTAACAATTGCATTCCTTTGATTCTGCTTGCCATGCTTGGGTGAGAGAAAAGGAACTTGCTTCTGGAATGTCATCCTCAATTAAGCTAGTTGACTGGATTGTGTTCTACCCAACTTGCAGTTGCATGCCTTCAACCTAGTCACCTTGTCTAGGGTTACCCTGCCCATCCTTTGGTAGAGCAGTCCTCCCTTTGTGCCCAGTGTGCTGCATGTAGTGGGAGGGGGAATTTGGTTATAAAAAATGTCCTGGGTTAGTTAATAGTGAGATTATATTATTCGGCTTTTTGACAAAACAATGACTCTAAATGATGTTTCTGACAAATGACATTTGTTAGCTGATATCCTGAGTTATTGATAAATGAAACCCGCTACTAATTAACATGAATTCCGTGCTGAATTTCTTGTTCTTTTGAAAGAATTTTTGGAATATCATGCGCGACAATTTTACATTATCATAATAGAATTTATCTATTGATTCATAGTCTCTCTACTAAAGTTTTCTCTACGTTTACATGTATCCTGGAACATTCCTTATGCCATGCTGGTACTGTGTACAGGATGTTCTGAAGAAAGATACTGATGGCTATAATAAGGTTGTTGCAGCATTTGGAGAGGATATCTTGCAAGCTAGTGGAGAAGTTGATAGGGCAAAACTTGGCCTAATTGTGTTCTCTGATCCTGCAAAACGTCAACTTCTTAATCGGTACTGATAGTAGTCATTGGGTGTTTGATTGACAACAAAAGTTTTTGTTTACTACCTttgcatcattaggaacgcattcCAAATTAAAGAATAAAGGAATGAATAAGTAGATTaaactataaaattatattaaagaatAATTGCACTATGCCATCCATGTCCTATCAAACTAaggttattaaatatttaatgtaaTTATCTTTTCTTAACTTTTCCATATGATTATGGCTGGCTTACGTTGTATCTTCGACCTTCAAGTGTTGTAGAAAATAAGTGATTAAATTTCTGGAGAATAGCCATTTTGTTTTGAAATTGCAACGCCGGGGTTTAAGAGAAGCATCTGAGTTTGTGTAGTTTTCATCAATCTGCCTTGTTTATTGACTGAAATAGGAACAGATCAAGTATACTTTCAGTGACATAAGTAATTTGGTGCTTGTTGGCTCTTTTTGAATGATCTGAATTAGTTTTATGAAGCATTTCACATCCAACTCCACTGATGATTCAAAAATAGCAGTTTTGTCATAGTAAATTACATTCATGATCACTAAGCAGAATCTATGTACTGAAACAATTTATTTTGAACTAATACCTGTGACTTTCTAATTGTCCAGGTCAAATATCAGGTGTATAATCTTGTCATCTGGAATACTATGCTAATAAAGCATTATGGGCTTTGTCTAGGGCAGCCAAGTTATTATTGGTAATGCATTGCAGGACATTTGTATTGAAAAACTGTCATGGATTTGTATATTCCATCACTTCTTAATTTTGCTGTTAGTGTCGTTGCAGGCTCTTGGCTCCTTATATATCCTCTGGTATCTTTTATGAAATTTTGAAACTATGGTTGAGGGGGTGTAAGGTGATTGTCCTTGATATCCCTTTGTTGTTTGAGGCCAAGATGGATAAATGGACGAAGCCCATTATTGTTGTATGGGTTGATACTGAAACACAGCTTCAGCGACTCATGGCAAGGGACAGAATCAGTGAGGAGGATGCCAGAAATAGGATAAACGCTCAGATGTCGTTGGATCTAAAGCGAATTAAAGCTGACATTGT harbors:
- the LOC110660930 gene encoding dephospho-CoA kinase, coding for MRIVGLTGGIASGKSTVSNLFKSIGIPVVDADLVARDVLKKDTDGYNKVVAAFGEDILQASGEVDRAKLGLIVFSDPAKRQLLNRLLAPYISSGIFYEILKLWLRGCKVIVLDIPLLFEAKMDKWTKPIIVVWVDTETQLQRLMARDRISEEDARNRINAQMSLDLKRIKADIVIDNSGSLEELEAQFRKVVFQVSRPLTWTEFWLSRQGAFTALISIIIGVVAGKKVYGISL